A single region of the Triticum dicoccoides isolate Atlit2015 ecotype Zavitan chromosome 2B, WEW_v2.0, whole genome shotgun sequence genome encodes:
- the LOC119366176 gene encoding chalcone synthase 2-like has product MAATMTVEEVRKAQRAEGPATVLAIGTATPANCVYQADYPDYYFKITKSDHMADLKEKFKRMCDKSQIRKRYMHLTEEILQENPNMCAYMAPSLDARQDIVVVEVPKLGKAAAQKAIKEWGQPRSKITHLVFCTTSGVDMPGADYQLTKMLGLRPSVKRLMMYQQGCFAGGTVLRLAKDLAENNRGARVLVVCSEITAVTFRGPHESHLDSLVGQALFGDGAAAVIVGADPDVSVERPLFQLVSASQTILPDSEGAIDGHLREVGLTFHLLKDVPGLISKNIERALEEAFKPLGIDDWNSVFWIAHPGGPAILDMVEAKVNLNKERMRATRHVLSEYGNMSSACVLFIMDEMRKRSAEDGHATTGEGMDWGVLFGFGPGLTVETVVLHSVPITAGATA; this is encoded by the exons ATGGCGGCCACCATGACCGTGGAGGAGGTGAGGAAGGCGCAGCGGGCGGAGGGGCCGGCCACCGTGCTCGCCATCGGCACGGCGACGCCGGCGAACTGCGTGTACCAGGCCGACTACCCCGACTACTACTTCAAGATCACCAAGAGCGACCACATGGCCGACCTCAAGGAGAAGTTCAAGAGGATGT GTGACAAGTCGCAGATCAGGAAGAGATACATGCACCTAACGGAGGAGATCCTTCAGGAGAACCCCAACATGTGCGCCTACATGGCGCCCTCCCTGGACGCGCGCCAGGACATCGTCGTCGTGGAGGTCCCCAAGCTCGGCAAGGCGGCCGCGCAGAAGGCCATCAAGGAGTGGGGCCAGCCGCGGTCCAAGATCACCCACCTCGTCTTCTGCACCACCTCCGGCGTCGACATGCCCGGCGCCGACTACCAGCTCACCAAGATGCTCGGCCTGCGCCCCTCCGTCAAGCGCCTCATGATGTACCAGCAGGGCTGCTTCGCCGGCGGCACCGTGCTCCGCCTCGCCAAGGACCTCGCCGAGAACAACCGCGGCGCGCGCGTGCTCGTCGTCTGCTCCGAGATCACCGCGGTCACCTTCCGCGGCCCGCACGAGTCCCACCTCGACTCGCTGGTCGGCCAGGCGCTCTTTGGCGATGGCGCGGCCGCGGTGATCGTCGGCGCCGACCCCGACGTGTCCGTGGAGCGTCCCCTGTTCCAGCTCGTGTCCGCGAGCCAGACGATCCTGCCGGACTCCGAGGGCGCCATCGACGGCCACCTCCGGGAGGTCGGGCTCACCTTCCACCTGCTCAAGGACGTGCCCGGGctcatctccaagaacatcgagcgtGCGCTAGAGGAGGCCTTCAAGCCACTGGGCATCGACGACTGGAACTCCGTCTTCTGGATAGCGCACCCAGGCGGCCCGGCGATCCTTGACATGGTCGAGGCCAAGGTAAACCTCAACAAGGAGCGGATGCGCGCCACCAGGCATGTCCTCTCCGAGTACGGCAACATGTCCAGCGCCTGTGTCCTCTTCATCATGGATGAGATGCGCAAGCGCTCTGCCGAGGATGGCCACGCCACGACCGGCGAGGGAATGGACTGGGGCGTCCTCTTCGGCTTCGGCCCCGGCCTCACGGTGGAGACCGTCGTCCTCCACAGCGTCCCCATCACCGCCGGGGCAACCGCATGA